One stretch of Nicotiana tabacum cultivar K326 chromosome 18, ASM71507v2, whole genome shotgun sequence DNA includes these proteins:
- the LOC142172708 gene encoding uncharacterized protein LOC142172708, protein MLKQIQVNIPLIEVLKDMPGYAKMMKDLMSRKFDFQYLATVTLTQTCSAVVTRPVAEKLSDPGSFTIPCTIGNFAFTKALCDLGASINLMPLVIYKRLGIGRARLTSMLLQLADRTVKRPFGILDDVLIQVGKFVFSADFVILDCKVDEEIPIILGRPFLATGRALIDCETGELKMRLNDEEIIFNVQKYMRHPSEFANCSLIDVVDVIVQCDDEVLTIEDPLAACLTNLEEVNGEDLAEWVLALEGRGFWDRELEFDPLHLGKRETPPAKPSIEEPPKLELKPLPTHLRYEFLGPDSTLPVIISSGLLDVQVQQLLQVLKECKSAIEWTMADIKGINPA, encoded by the coding sequence ATGCTCAAGCAAATtcaggtaaatattccattgattgaaGTCTTAAAGGATATGCCTGGATACGCAAAAATGATGAAAGACTTAATGTCCCGGAAATTTGATTTCCAATACTTGGCTACGGTGACACTTACTCAGACGTGCAGTGCAGTGGTAACTAGACCTGTTGCTGAAAAGCTCtctgatccagggagttttactattccATGTACAATTGGAAACTTTGCTTTTACGAAAGCACTCTGTGATTTAGGGGCCAGCattaatcttatgcccctggTCATTTACAAGAGGTTGGGCATTGGGAGAGCTAGACTCACCTCTATGTTGCTGCAGCTGGCTGACAGGACTGTGAAGCGTCCATTTGGGATCCTGGATGATGTACTTATTCAGGTGGGGAAATTCGTGTTCTCTGCAGATTTTGTAATATTGGATtgcaaggtggatgaagaaattcctATAATCTTAGGAAGACCTTTCTTGGCCACAGGGAGAGCTCTTATTGATTGTGAGACCGGGGAGCTTAAGATGAGGCTCAATGACGAAGAGATCatattcaatgtgcagaaatatATGAGGCACCCAAGTGAGTTCGCaaattgctctcttattgatgtcgTGGATGTAATCGTACAGTGTGATGATGAAGTGTTGACGATTGAGGATCCCCTCGCTGCATGTTTGACGAATTTGGAGGAAGTGAACGGTGAGGACTTGGCAGAATGGGTGTTGGCATTGGAAGGTCGAGGGTTTTGGGATAGAGAACTAGAGTTCGATCCTCTACACTTAGGAAagagagaaactcctccagctaagccatccaTTGAAGAACCACCGAAGCTGGAACTAAAGCCACTACCAacccacctcaggtatgaatttctggGACCCGACTCCActctacctgttattatctcatctggtttgttagatgtaCAGGTCCAACAGCTTCTACAGGTATTGAAGGAGTGCAAATCTGCCATTGAGTGGACTATGGCAGACATCAAGGGGATCAACCCCGCTTAa